One segment of uncultured Tolumonas sp. DNA contains the following:
- a CDS encoding ATP-binding cassette domain-containing protein, whose protein sequence is MNSQPDTSQSIASSYAIETIQLTRRFNIFTAVDRVDLAVPYGGIFGLLGPNGAGKSTLIKMLTTLLKPSDGTARVAGFDIVQSPSEVRKRIGYVPQLLSADGALTGFENLTLSAKLYGIPRAEQKPRIEEALHYMRLTDHADQLVKRYSGGMIRRLEIAQAMLHRPEILFLDEPTIGLDPMACLSVWERLQALNNEYGMTILMTTHFMDEVDELCDIVAILHQGKLAACDTPEQLKAAVGAEATMTDVFAHFSGSDMEESGGYRNAKQTRLTAKRLG, encoded by the coding sequence ATGAATAGTCAGCCAGACACCTCTCAATCTATTGCAAGTTCCTATGCGATTGAGACTATCCAATTAACACGACGATTTAATATCTTCACAGCAGTAGATCGGGTTGATCTTGCTGTGCCATATGGTGGAATATTTGGTTTGCTAGGACCAAATGGTGCTGGAAAAAGCACACTCATCAAAATGTTAACCACATTACTCAAACCTTCTGATGGCACGGCTCGCGTTGCTGGTTTTGATATTGTTCAATCACCCTCTGAAGTACGAAAACGGATCGGTTATGTCCCTCAATTACTTTCTGCCGATGGCGCACTGACGGGTTTCGAAAATCTCACCTTATCTGCCAAGTTATACGGTATTCCTCGCGCTGAACAAAAACCTCGGATCGAAGAAGCATTGCATTATATGAGGCTAACTGATCATGCCGACCAGCTGGTAAAACGATATTCCGGCGGCATGATCCGACGACTGGAAATTGCACAAGCCATGCTACATCGTCCAGAGATATTATTTCTTGATGAGCCAACAATAGGTTTAGACCCAATGGCTTGTTTGAGTGTCTGGGAGCGGCTACAGGCGTTAAATAATGAGTATGGGATGACGATTTTAATGACCACCCATTTTATGGATGAAGTGGATGAACTTTGTGACATTGTTGCCATCCTGCATCAGGGAAAATTAGCTGCTTGCGATACGCCGGAACAGCTTAAAGCAGCAGTAGGGGCCGAGGCGACGATGACCGATGTATTCGCCCATTTTAGTGGTAGTGATATGGAGGAAAGCGGTGGTTATCGTAATGCGAAACAAACTCGTCTGACAGCAAAGCGATTGGGATGA
- a CDS encoding NUDIX domain-containing protein, whose amino-acid sequence MSEIDKLAWLYIQNKQLLGARSKGKNTYYIPGGKRETGESDEQALIREIKEELSVDLIPSTIEYAGTFKAQADGKPDDIMVKMTCYLAEFTGKIQADAEIEEITWLNHHDLARCSQVTKIIMAWLKSEDKIE is encoded by the coding sequence ATGTCTGAAATAGACAAGTTAGCTTGGTTATACATACAAAATAAACAACTCCTCGGTGCTCGTTCGAAAGGCAAAAATACCTATTACATTCCTGGTGGAAAACGAGAAACCGGGGAAAGTGATGAACAAGCACTCATTCGGGAGATCAAAGAAGAACTCTCCGTCGATCTTATCCCTTCCACGATTGAATATGCTGGAACGTTTAAAGCCCAAGCAGATGGGAAGCCTGATGACATCATGGTAAAAATGACCTGCTATCTGGCTGAATTTACTGGTAAAATACAAGCAGATGCTGAGATTGAAGAAATCACTTGGTTAAATCACCACGATTTAGCGAGATGTTCTCAAGTAACCAAAATAATTATGGCCTGGTTAAAATCAGAAGACAAAATTGAATAA
- a CDS encoding TerB family tellurite resistance protein, whose protein sequence is MFSVLRSLFREMLQDGSDSGTVDTPSIQLAMACLLCEVANADYQEDPREETAKIHLLSHLLDLDEQAATALLQQAHQKSKASVSLYEFTNQLRALSPNERFQLIEAMWQIAYADGVINPMEEAVIRQVADLIYVEHAEFIRAKLSAQQSSSTS, encoded by the coding sequence ATGTTTAGTGTGTTGCGTTCTTTATTTCGTGAAATGCTGCAAGACGGCAGCGATAGCGGCACTGTTGATACACCAAGCATACAGCTGGCGATGGCATGTTTGTTATGTGAAGTTGCTAATGCGGACTATCAGGAAGATCCGCGTGAAGAAACAGCCAAAATACATTTGCTTTCGCACTTATTAGATCTAGATGAACAAGCTGCCACAGCGTTATTGCAACAAGCACATCAGAAAAGTAAAGCGTCGGTATCATTATATGAATTTACGAATCAGCTACGGGCATTGAGCCCTAATGAGCGGTTCCAGCTGATTGAAGCCATGTGGCAAATTGCGTATGCCGATGGTGTCATAAACCCAATGGAAGAAGCGGTTATTCGTCAAGTAGCAGACTTAATTTACGTTGAACATGCCGAATTTATTCGCGCAAAACTATCAGCGCAACAATCTAGTAGTACATCATGA
- a CDS encoding sugar O-acetyltransferase, translating into MSKTQRELMVAGEYYNAADPELSDARHASADLQFKINSTLPSDKKQMALLFRQLIGSYGDSFHITPPFRCDYGFNITLGERFYANFGCTILDVAPVTIGDDVMFGPSVQVVTATHPLDSTARISGLEYAKPIKIGAKTWLGAGVIVCPGVTIGEGCVIGAGSVVVKDIPDYSVAVGNPCRVIRSTT; encoded by the coding sequence ATGTCAAAAACACAACGCGAATTAATGGTGGCTGGTGAATATTATAATGCGGCTGACCCTGAGCTTTCTGATGCTCGTCACGCCTCTGCGGATCTGCAATTCAAAATTAACAGCACATTGCCTTCCGATAAAAAACAAATGGCACTGCTATTTCGCCAGTTGATTGGTTCTTATGGTGACAGTTTCCATATCACACCACCGTTTCGTTGTGATTATGGTTTTAACATTACGCTGGGTGAGCGCTTTTACGCCAATTTTGGTTGTACCATTTTGGATGTTGCCCCAGTAACCATCGGTGATGACGTGATGTTTGGCCCCTCTGTACAGGTCGTAACGGCCACCCATCCGCTTGATTCCACTGCCCGGATCAGCGGGTTGGAATATGCAAAACCGATCAAAATTGGCGCCAAAACATGGCTGGGTGCCGGTGTTATTGTTTGCCCCGGTGTCACGATTGGCGAAGGCTGCGTGATCGGTGCTGGCAGCGTGGTTGTTAAAGATATTCCGGATTATTCTGTGGCCGTTGGCAATCCCTGCCGCGTGATCAGATCAACCACCTAA
- a CDS encoding YigZ family protein, whose translation MTASYNTPATQHQFEFEIKRSQFICYASHADHREAAENFIRTIRELHPQARHVCWAYIAGAPNTTIMSMSDDGEPSGTAGRPMLKILQYSGLGEIAVAVVRYFGGIKLGTGGLLRAYSDAVSGVLEELPLKLKVPREHIEFCYDYALESIVRHVLSRYDIDGEQLNYNEQVSVSLQIASTQLEAFKTELTNHCSGAIEIHVKDNV comes from the coding sequence ATGACAGCGTCTTACAACACCCCCGCAACTCAACACCAATTTGAATTTGAGATCAAACGTAGTCAGTTTATCTGTTACGCCTCTCACGCAGATCACAGAGAAGCAGCTGAGAATTTCATTCGAACTATTCGTGAATTACATCCGCAGGCACGCCATGTTTGCTGGGCTTATATTGCCGGAGCACCCAATACCACCATCATGTCGATGAGTGATGATGGCGAACCCAGTGGTACGGCCGGACGCCCAATGTTGAAAATTTTACAATACAGTGGGTTAGGTGAAATCGCCGTTGCCGTTGTACGTTATTTTGGTGGCATTAAACTAGGTACCGGTGGTTTACTACGCGCTTATTCCGATGCAGTGAGCGGTGTACTCGAAGAGTTGCCATTAAAGCTAAAAGTCCCTCGCGAACACATAGAATTTTGTTATGACTATGCGTTGGAATCAATCGTTCGTCATGTGCTAAGCCGCTACGATATTGACGGCGAACAGCTGAACTATAATGAACAAGTTTCTGTTTCTTTACAGATTGCCAGCACACAATTAGAAGCATTTAAAACTGAGCTCACCAATCATTGCTCTGGCGCGATAGAAATACATGTAAAAGATAACGTATGA
- a CDS encoding TetR/AcrR family transcriptional regulator — protein MARPKSEDKYYALLTATIAVCSALGLEAPTSKIARTAGVAEGTLFTYFKTKDELLNQLYLELKKEMGREMLSNYPRTLTLRERMHFVWSKYINWGAHNPEKRKVMGQLSVSDRLTAESRAAGMAIFSEAGVLLDECLKNSKIQNNSCAFVTAMMVAMADATIDFIIREPVEAEHYCNAGFEAFWRVLANE, from the coding sequence ATGGCAAGACCCAAAAGTGAAGATAAATATTATGCATTATTAACAGCGACCATTGCTGTTTGTTCTGCATTGGGTCTTGAGGCGCCAACGTCAAAAATTGCACGCACAGCAGGGGTAGCAGAAGGAACGCTGTTCACCTATTTCAAGACCAAAGATGAATTGCTCAACCAACTCTATCTGGAACTCAAAAAAGAGATGGGGCGGGAGATGTTATCTAACTATCCCCGCACGCTGACGCTTCGTGAAAGAATGCATTTTGTCTGGTCGAAATATATTAATTGGGGCGCGCATAATCCGGAAAAACGTAAGGTTATGGGCCAACTCAGTGTGTCAGATCGGCTAACAGCTGAGAGCCGAGCTGCAGGTATGGCAATTTTTTCAGAGGCTGGGGTGCTTCTGGATGAATGCCTTAAAAACAGTAAGATCCAGAATAATTCGTGCGCTTTTGTCACTGCCATGATGGTAGCTATGGCTGACGCAACGATTGATTTTATCATTCGTGAACCCGTAGAAGCGGAACACTATTGTAACGCCGGTTTTGAAGCATTCTGGCGAGTACTGGCAAACGAGTAA
- a CDS encoding cupredoxin family copper-binding protein — protein sequence MKNALFALSLVIATSMFSSGCYSKEQIDSPSPMSNTPMTAMNVAIMGFAFNPENVTVKIGSSITWTNQDRAPHTITSDDGSWDSGKIMQNGKYTHKFDTAGTFTYYCTVHPSMKGTIIVTP from the coding sequence ATGAAAAACGCGCTGTTTGCGCTATCACTTGTGATAGCAACAAGCATGTTCTCGTCAGGTTGCTACAGTAAAGAACAAATAGATTCCCCTTCTCCGATGTCAAATACCCCTATGACAGCCATGAACGTCGCCATCATGGGCTTTGCGTTTAATCCTGAAAATGTCACGGTGAAAATAGGCTCATCAATTACCTGGACTAATCAAGATCGCGCACCACATACCATCACCAGTGATGATGGGAGTTGGGATTCAGGAAAGATCATGCAGAATGGGAAATATACTCACAAATTCGATACAGCAGGCACGTTCACTTACTACTGTACCGTTCACCCATCCATGAAAGGTACCATCATTGTCACACCGTAA
- the yjjG gene encoding pyrimidine 5'-nucleotidase, translating to MAMYNWVLFDADDTLFRFDAFGGLQRMFSGFGVTFTQQDFQEYQIVNKPLWVEYQDGKISAQQLQHQRFSHWAEKLGTSTKALNSAFLAAMADICAPLEGAVNLLNALRGKARLGIITNGFTELQQVRLERTGLRSHFELLVISEQVGTAKPHRDIFDHALSLMGNPVCEQVLMVGDNPDSDILGGLNAGLHTCWVNAEKKLAPEGITPHYEVASLVELEHLLLGSIL from the coding sequence ATGGCTATGTATAACTGGGTTCTTTTTGATGCCGATGACACACTGTTTCGATTTGATGCATTTGGCGGTTTGCAACGGATGTTTTCTGGTTTCGGGGTGACATTTACACAGCAGGATTTTCAAGAATACCAAATTGTAAATAAGCCACTGTGGGTTGAATATCAAGACGGTAAAATATCAGCGCAACAATTACAGCATCAGCGGTTTAGTCACTGGGCGGAAAAATTGGGTACTTCAACCAAAGCCCTGAACAGTGCTTTTTTAGCTGCGATGGCCGATATTTGTGCTCCATTGGAAGGGGCGGTTAATTTGCTGAATGCTTTGAGAGGAAAGGCCAGATTGGGGATCATTACCAATGGTTTTACCGAACTACAGCAAGTCCGTTTGGAACGCACCGGTTTGCGGTCGCATTTTGAGTTGCTGGTGATTTCTGAACAAGTCGGCACGGCAAAACCGCATCGGGATATCTTTGACCATGCGTTGTCTTTGATGGGGAATCCAGTTTGCGAGCAAGTTTTGATGGTCGGCGATAACCCCGATTCCGATATTTTAGGTGGTCTTAATGCCGGGTTACATACCTGCTGGGTTAATGCTGAAAAGAAACTAGCCCCAGAGGGGATCACACCGCATTATGAAGTTGCTTCATTAGTAGAATTAGAGCATTTATTGCTAGGTTCAATACTGTGA
- a CDS encoding ABC transporter permease, producing MDFITASLAIAEMELRKLFRDPTELFSRAIQPALWLAVFGQVFSRVRGIPIGNVSYLAFMTPGILAQSVLFAAIFYGIAVIWERDLGVIHKLLVSPSPRGALVFGKAISAGVRGMVQAAIIYLIAFIMNIPIRYDPIAIVGVLSGVVLGSAVFSTFSLIIACVVKTRERFMGIGQVLTMPLFFASNAIYPLSLMPDWLRAIASINPLTYLVDALRMLMIDGTQGSHSLFLNFSVLSAVFIVFIFIAAKLYPTLVE from the coding sequence ATGGACTTTATCACTGCTAGTCTTGCGATCGCGGAAATGGAGCTGAGAAAACTGTTTCGTGATCCCACCGAATTGTTTTCCCGTGCGATACAGCCAGCATTATGGCTAGCCGTATTTGGACAGGTTTTTAGCCGAGTGCGTGGTATTCCTATTGGCAACGTCAGTTATCTGGCTTTTATGACACCGGGCATATTGGCGCAAAGTGTTCTGTTTGCAGCGATATTTTATGGCATCGCTGTTATTTGGGAACGTGATCTTGGGGTTATTCATAAGTTGCTGGTTAGCCCAAGCCCACGAGGGGCGTTGGTATTCGGTAAAGCAATTTCGGCTGGCGTCAGAGGCATGGTTCAAGCGGCTATCATCTACCTGATCGCTTTTATAATGAATATTCCTATTCGTTATGACCCTATTGCTATAGTCGGTGTTCTTTCTGGAGTCGTGCTTGGCTCAGCTGTTTTTTCAACATTCTCGTTAATTATCGCTTGTGTCGTCAAAACGCGGGAGCGATTCATGGGGATAGGACAAGTGCTGACTATGCCGCTCTTTTTTGCGAGTAATGCCATCTATCCTTTATCTTTGATGCCGGATTGGCTCCGAGCTATTGCGAGCATCAACCCGCTGACTTACCTGGTTGATGCATTACGTATGCTGATGATCGACGGTACACAAGGCTCGCATAGCTTGTTTCTGAATTTTTCTGTACTCAGTGCGGTGTTTATCGTTTTTATATTTATTGCCGCCAAACTCTATCCAACATTAGTTGAATAG
- a CDS encoding 3'-5' exonuclease, translating to MPEKIEAPLKEEIALLEPFKGVSPSNIIVPTTKEQFTAAVADLFRHRFVGFDTESKPVFVQGQKSDGPHVIQLATLENTYIFQLHYPESLKCVAQLLETTQIIKVGFGLKSDRAQLHRKLGITPKAILDLDSFFRSEGYRKDLGVKTAIAVVLHQRFRKSKKISTSNWAREQLTPEQLSYAANDAYAAIKVFHALNKPESAFPIVDLT from the coding sequence ATGCCTGAAAAAATTGAAGCGCCCTTAAAAGAAGAAATCGCACTTCTGGAACCATTTAAGGGTGTATCGCCAAGCAACATTATTGTGCCAACGACTAAAGAGCAATTTACAGCTGCAGTGGCTGATCTTTTCCGTCACCGTTTTGTTGGTTTTGATACAGAGTCCAAACCGGTCTTTGTTCAGGGGCAAAAGTCTGATGGCCCACATGTCATTCAGCTAGCTACGTTAGAAAATACGTATATTTTCCAGCTACATTACCCTGAAAGCCTTAAATGCGTTGCACAACTACTTGAAACCACACAAATCATAAAAGTCGGCTTTGGGCTGAAATCTGATCGTGCACAACTGCATCGAAAATTAGGTATTACACCGAAAGCAATTCTCGATCTGGATTCGTTCTTTCGAAGTGAAGGCTATCGGAAAGATTTGGGGGTTAAAACAGCCATCGCAGTTGTTTTACACCAACGCTTTCGTAAATCTAAAAAAATATCGACATCGAACTGGGCTCGGGAACAACTGACGCCAGAACAACTAAGTTATGCCGCAAACGATGCCTATGCTGCCATTAAGGTATTTCATGCGTTGAACAAACCAGAATCAGCATTTCCTATTGTTGATTTGACCTAG
- a CDS encoding C45 family autoproteolytic acyltransferase/hydolase yields MKFLVNVLLAIICFSISPLYAANTFPDPNTVQWWQSAYRYSQKGWINLHIEGAPYERGLQHGRLLAPEIADYAQALAQFTDPEAPVKTWEKTRRVVNILFLNGFTQEQLTEMKGIADGATAAGARFNNRAFDVTDIAILNLSNELDELEDALAITPVSEQNKPSAKVTQPASIRKLGGPIRCNAFAAVGPATKDGKIVFGHITMFSLYPATFYNVWVDVKPSKGHHFVMQTTPGGIQSGMDYSINDAGIMLSETSVNQTKFDSKGIPLASRVRQAQQYANSIEDAVAILTNKNNGLATAEWILADVKRNEIALLTLGTHKNKLYRSSKKEWIAGAEGFYWSNNNTKDMDIRLETISSVHERPSPVAAFKPGQRDGVWLTMYDQYKGKIDADFAHKILTTPEIVASVSVDAKYTTSDMANQLTTWATFGPPLGVVRYPSTDDQHDFPNIKPLVSNPWTILHADTPPKNATALAQAVDLHNPNNPVLPPPAPEMSEPNTRPAWHGTLLPKTDADIWLTTAFANYERIVALEKTWRHQKQDQQLTQNEQNHLDVKLFYYRSLYDLRARAGLDFPLAETKMNFRDDKWYDIVAGKGVLLLANLRNQLDKDDFDRLMDNFGRAQAGKEVSVAQFQAYLENETHKNLSSFFDLWIKNTGLPNASGSPFAIFTFDSELDHSLIVYGTQDDQEANQEAAKNLQQALKRRKHNAFVPIKADTEISEDDLKSHHLVLIGGPDSNRVLARFNKEFPVTFGAASFQANGRTYAHPESGLVMAGDNPQNRRFSLVAVAGLSALATLSITQEFAEGTLPNAPVVLLPNNQATVEYVAPASL; encoded by the coding sequence ATGAAATTTCTGGTAAACGTTCTTCTGGCGATAATCTGTTTCTCTATCTCTCCGTTATATGCCGCCAATACCTTCCCTGATCCAAATACTGTGCAATGGTGGCAATCGGCATATCGTTATTCGCAAAAAGGCTGGATCAACCTGCATATTGAAGGTGCACCCTATGAACGGGGGCTCCAGCATGGCCGATTGCTTGCCCCTGAAATTGCGGATTATGCACAAGCACTGGCTCAATTTACTGATCCGGAAGCGCCAGTTAAAACGTGGGAAAAAACACGACGCGTAGTCAATATCTTGTTTCTGAATGGCTTTACGCAAGAGCAACTGACAGAGATGAAAGGGATTGCTGATGGCGCCACCGCCGCAGGAGCCCGATTTAATAACCGAGCTTTTGATGTCACCGATATCGCTATTCTCAATTTGTCTAATGAACTAGATGAACTGGAAGATGCGTTGGCTATCACACCTGTCAGCGAACAAAACAAACCTTCCGCGAAAGTAACCCAACCGGCATCCATACGTAAATTGGGCGGCCCGATCCGTTGCAATGCATTTGCTGCCGTGGGGCCAGCCACTAAAGATGGCAAGATCGTATTTGGCCACATCACCATGTTCTCGCTTTATCCGGCGACGTTTTATAACGTATGGGTCGATGTAAAACCCAGCAAAGGCCATCATTTCGTTATGCAAACCACACCAGGTGGCATCCAAAGTGGCATGGATTACTCGATTAATGATGCGGGCATCATGCTCAGTGAAACGTCTGTCAATCAGACAAAATTTGATTCGAAAGGTATTCCACTTGCGTCGAGAGTCCGACAAGCACAGCAATACGCCAATAGTATTGAAGACGCTGTGGCAATATTAACAAATAAAAATAACGGCTTAGCAACCGCTGAATGGATTTTGGCTGATGTTAAGCGCAATGAAATCGCGCTGCTTACACTGGGAACACACAAAAACAAACTCTACCGCAGTAGTAAAAAGGAATGGATTGCCGGTGCCGAAGGATTTTACTGGAGCAACAACAATACAAAAGACATGGATATCCGGCTAGAAACGATATCCAGCGTTCATGAGCGCCCTTCCCCGGTTGCAGCGTTTAAGCCTGGGCAGCGCGATGGCGTTTGGTTAACAATGTATGATCAGTACAAAGGCAAAATTGATGCTGACTTTGCGCATAAGATTTTGACTACACCAGAGATCGTTGCGTCTGTTTCTGTCGATGCCAAATACACCACCAGTGATATGGCGAATCAATTAACAACCTGGGCCACCTTTGGACCACCATTAGGTGTGGTGCGTTATCCATCTACCGATGATCAACATGACTTCCCAAATATCAAACCATTGGTCAGTAATCCCTGGACCATATTACATGCAGATACACCACCAAAGAATGCAACAGCATTAGCTCAAGCAGTCGACCTACATAACCCCAACAATCCAGTGCTACCACCTCCGGCACCGGAAATGTCTGAACCCAATACCAGACCAGCATGGCACGGCACATTGTTGCCCAAAACAGACGCCGATATCTGGTTAACAACCGCTTTCGCTAACTACGAACGCATTGTTGCACTTGAAAAAACCTGGCGGCATCAGAAACAAGATCAACAACTGACGCAGAATGAACAAAATCATTTAGATGTGAAATTATTCTATTATCGTTCACTGTACGATTTGAGAGCCCGTGCGGGGCTTGATTTTCCTTTAGCTGAAACAAAAATGAATTTTCGTGATGATAAATGGTATGACATAGTCGCAGGCAAAGGCGTATTGCTGCTCGCTAATTTGCGTAACCAGTTAGATAAAGACGATTTTGATCGGTTGATGGATAATTTTGGCCGGGCACAGGCGGGAAAAGAAGTTTCTGTAGCACAATTTCAGGCCTATTTAGAAAACGAGACCCACAAAAATTTATCCTCTTTTTTTGATCTCTGGATAAAAAATACCGGGTTGCCTAATGCCAGCGGTTCACCGTTTGCTATTTTTACCTTTGACTCAGAATTAGATCACTCTTTGATTGTCTATGGCACACAAGATGACCAGGAAGCTAACCAGGAAGCAGCTAAGAATCTGCAGCAAGCGCTGAAACGTCGTAAACATAATGCGTTTGTTCCAATCAAGGCTGACACTGAAATCAGTGAAGACGATCTAAAATCGCATCATTTGGTGTTGATTGGTGGCCCTGATAGTAATCGTGTATTGGCGCGTTTTAACAAAGAGTTTCCAGTCACCTTTGGTGCAGCTTCATTTCAAGCAAATGGCCGAACTTATGCTCACCCAGAAAGTGGCTTAGTCATGGCTGGCGACAATCCGCAAAATCGTCGGTTTTCACTGGTTGCTGTTGCCGGTTTAAGTGCATTAGCAACACTCAGTATTACTCAGGAATTTGCCGAAGGTACATTACCTAATGCACCTGTCGTGTTGTTACCAAACAATCAGGCGACAGTTGAATATGTCGCGCCCGCTTCATTGTAA
- a CDS encoding YebG family protein, producing the protein MIKIEFVVLNSKGEEKMRTTDELAAKAYDLMLDAAEKVMPIIESSGLELTEKQTEDLAIHLVKHGEAVTAALAPAVKGAAVVKRARKKNTENVEQE; encoded by the coding sequence ATGATCAAAATTGAATTTGTAGTATTGAATTCAAAAGGGGAAGAAAAGATGCGGACCACTGATGAATTGGCAGCCAAAGCCTATGATCTGATGCTGGACGCAGCGGAAAAAGTAATGCCGATCATCGAATCTTCAGGTCTGGAATTAACTGAAAAGCAGACGGAAGATTTAGCTATTCATCTGGTGAAACATGGTGAAGCAGTGACAGCGGCGTTAGCGCCTGCAGTTAAAGGCGCAGCAGTGGTAAAACGCGCGCGCAAAAAGAATACTGAAAACGTCGAACAAGAATAA
- a CDS encoding LacI family DNA-binding transcriptional regulator — protein sequence MTTIRDVAELAGVSIATISRVLNNKGKVSEETADRVRAIVKELDYVYVKQPLKPRRTEVKPQGLFAIILPTLSNPYFSELLDIVEQEVQYLGRSLLVYNSRGEMQRELSLLNICKQQKIDGLFIVPSSSKPEHIALLNQQPFPVVSLTQLHPELTSIAVDHAEGGAQVAEHLTSMGHTQIGYLGPADEAEQKFTGFRNKLSDLGIPLPAERIIDTPDVSAPELSARFSAYLDQHAVLPFSAIFVFNDVSAQLVIEVLQSRGYRVPEDVLVVGFDNTLIAQVMNISSVAQPIKEIGRLGFQEMMRLIEHHELENDTHHLILSPRLVLRNSSVKLIKRVL from the coding sequence ATGACGACAATAAGAGATGTTGCAGAGCTGGCAGGGGTATCTATTGCCACCATTTCCAGAGTTCTGAATAACAAAGGCAAAGTATCAGAAGAAACGGCAGACCGTGTTCGGGCAATTGTCAAAGAACTGGACTATGTCTATGTGAAACAACCGCTAAAACCTCGCCGGACGGAAGTGAAACCGCAGGGGCTGTTCGCTATCATTCTGCCTACACTCTCCAACCCGTATTTTTCTGAACTGTTAGATATTGTTGAACAGGAAGTGCAATATCTTGGCCGTTCGCTGCTGGTTTATAACTCACGCGGTGAAATGCAGCGTGAACTCTCGCTTTTGAATATCTGTAAACAGCAAAAGATTGATGGCCTGTTCATCGTGCCCAGCTCAAGTAAACCTGAACATATTGCATTGTTGAATCAGCAGCCGTTCCCTGTGGTGTCACTGACACAACTTCATCCTGAACTAACCAGCATTGCGGTTGATCATGCAGAAGGTGGTGCGCAAGTTGCTGAACATTTAACCAGCATGGGACACACCCAAATCGGTTATCTGGGGCCAGCAGATGAAGCTGAGCAAAAATTCACCGGTTTTCGTAACAAATTATCCGATTTAGGTATTCCGCTACCGGCAGAACGCATTATTGATACGCCGGATGTCTCCGCACCTGAATTATCAGCCCGATTTAGCGCATATCTCGATCAGCATGCAGTATTACCGTTTTCTGCTATTTTTGTGTTTAACGACGTTTCGGCTCAGTTGGTCATTGAGGTATTGCAGTCGCGCGGCTATCGCGTACCGGAAGATGTACTGGTGGTCGGGTTTGATAACACACTGATTGCGCAAGTTATGAATATCAGCAGTGTCGCGCAACCTATTAAAGAAATTGGCCGTTTAGGGTTTCAGGAGATGATGCGTTTAATTGAGCATCATGAACTCGAAAATGACACACATCATCTGATTCTGTCACCGCGCTTAGTGTTGCGGAATAGCTCTGTAAAGTTGATTAAACGCGTACTATAA
- a CDS encoding riboflavin synthase subunit alpha: protein MFTGIVQGVANIQTITDVNGIRTFEIEFPTGFCTDLQIGASIAIDGVCLTVTEMLSETRVKFDVMLQSMLITTLGSCVAGDRVNAERAAKDGAEIGGHPLSGHVDFCATVLEVRQHEDNYCIRIGAPLHWMRYIFPKGYIALNGTSLTISEVNKVVGWFEVWLIPETRRMTTFELKTAGSAINVEIERGTQVVVDTVRATLEEKLGVLLPALEALLTKNGIDINLLAAPASEHTTRHE from the coding sequence ATGTTTACGGGTATCGTTCAAGGTGTTGCTAACATTCAAACCATCACTGATGTGAATGGTATTCGCACATTTGAAATCGAATTTCCAACTGGATTTTGCACAGATCTACAAATCGGCGCCAGTATCGCGATAGACGGTGTTTGCCTGACCGTAACTGAAATGTTGAGCGAAACTCGCGTTAAATTCGATGTCATGCTGCAGAGCATGCTGATCACCACACTAGGTAGTTGTGTAGCCGGTGATCGTGTTAATGCCGAGCGAGCAGCGAAAGATGGTGCTGAAATTGGCGGGCATCCACTTTCTGGGCATGTGGATTTTTGTGCCACCGTTTTAGAAGTTCGGCAACATGAAGATAATTATTGCATCAGAATTGGTGCCCCGTTGCATTGGATGCGTTACATCTTTCCAAAAGGTTACATTGCATTAAATGGTACCAGCCTCACGATCTCTGAGGTCAATAAAGTCGTTGGTTGGTTTGAGGTTTGGTTGATCCCGGAAACTCGTCGAATGACCACGTTTGAATTAAAAACCGCAGGTAGCGCCATTAATGTTGAAATTGAACGCGGCACACAAGTAGTCGTTGATACCGTACGTGCGACGTTGGAAGAGAAATTGGGTGTTTTGCTGCCAGCGTTAGAGGCGTTACTAACTAAAAATGGTATTGATATTAATTTATTAGCCGCACCAGCTTCGGAACATACAACACGGCATGAATAA